From a single Priestia aryabhattai genomic region:
- the fsa gene encoding fructose-6-phosphate aldolase, protein MKFFIDTANLEDIKKAYKVGVLSGVTTNPSLVAKEGVRFEDRIEEILQMVPEVESVSAEVTPDAITAEDMIAQAEELIKINDGDKNITIKLPMTLAGLEATRYLSKKGVKTNVTLIFTVNQALLAARAGATYVSPFLGRLDDISEDGVHLVSRIAELFRVQNIDSQIIAASVRHPDHVTRVAMAGAHIATIPYSVIEQLVKHPLTEQGIEKFATDWEKAVKN, encoded by the coding sequence ATGAAATTTTTTATTGATACTGCAAACCTTGAAGACATTAAGAAAGCATACAAAGTGGGAGTTTTATCTGGTGTTACAACCAATCCATCTCTAGTAGCAAAAGAAGGCGTAAGATTTGAAGATCGTATTGAAGAAATTCTTCAAATGGTGCCAGAAGTTGAATCTGTTTCAGCAGAGGTAACACCTGATGCAATTACAGCTGAAGATATGATTGCTCAAGCTGAAGAATTAATTAAAATTAATGATGGCGATAAAAATATTACGATTAAACTTCCTATGACATTAGCTGGATTAGAAGCCACTCGTTATCTTTCTAAAAAAGGTGTAAAAACAAATGTAACACTTATTTTCACAGTGAATCAAGCTCTCTTAGCTGCTCGTGCTGGTGCAACCTACGTTTCTCCTTTTTTAGGGCGATTAGATGATATCTCTGAGGATGGTGTACACTTAGTATCCAGAATTGCAGAACTATTCCGTGTTCAAAATATCGATTCTCAAATCATTGCTGCATCTGTAAGGCATCCAGATCATGTAACTCGTGTAGCAATGGCAGGTGCTCATATTGCAACAATTCCTTACTCTGTTATTGAGCAATTAGTAAAACATCCTTTAACTGAACAAGGAATTGAAAAATTTGCAACTGATTGGGAAAAAGCTGTTAAAAACTAA
- a CDS encoding HAD family hydrolase, whose translation MKCISIDLDGTLLNSQHEISEENVKTLKELHEQGHSIILNTGRAYADVIKLKAVQNMEVPIFCINGSVLYSKTRELLYEATISVSTYKKIFSILNEIGVGILVYTNYGGFPSTLPPLHNKSKEELATLFQEYNYDELLNKDNLKIYKLIALVQYEQLEKIEEVKRALANQFDISMASSFPNNVEITSSEAHKGKAILRYQQMMNLNFEEIFAFGDGGNDLAQFEVATTSVAMGNAPLDIQQKADLITKTNDEDGFAYAVRYLLKLTKTQDVISVI comes from the coding sequence ATGAAATGTATTTCAATTGATTTAGATGGTACGTTATTAAACTCTCAACATGAAATATCTGAGGAAAATGTAAAAACCTTAAAAGAATTGCACGAGCAAGGACATAGCATTATTTTGAATACAGGCCGAGCCTATGCAGACGTAATTAAACTGAAGGCGGTACAAAATATGGAAGTTCCTATTTTTTGTATCAATGGTTCTGTTTTATACTCGAAAACAAGAGAGTTGCTGTATGAGGCAACTATATCTGTTTCTACATATAAAAAAATATTTTCCATTCTAAATGAAATTGGTGTAGGGATTCTTGTATACACTAATTATGGTGGCTTTCCTTCAACTTTGCCTCCATTACATAATAAAAGTAAGGAAGAGCTCGCTACTCTTTTTCAAGAATATAATTACGATGAACTTCTAAACAAAGACAACCTTAAAATCTATAAACTAATTGCTTTGGTACAGTACGAGCAATTAGAAAAAATTGAAGAAGTAAAAAGGGCATTAGCTAATCAATTTGATATTTCGATGGCTTCTTCTTTTCCTAATAATGTAGAAATCACTTCAAGCGAAGCTCATAAAGGAAAGGCTATATTGCGTTACCAACAGATGATGAATCTGAATTTTGAAGAGATTTTTGCTTTCGGAGATGGAGGCAACGATCTTGCCCAATTCGAAGTAGCAACTACTTCAGTTGCTATGGGAAATGCTCCTCTAGACATTCAACAAAAAGCTGATTTAATAACCAAAACAAATGATGAAGATGGATTTGCTTATGCAGTACGCTATCTTTTAAAACTAACAAAAACACAAGATGTCATATCCGTGATATAA
- a CDS encoding ParM/StbA family protein, giving the protein MRISRFNKDCGNSVDMNIMDGYLFDFPTNVVELQKEAADSFFTDAVTAPEEFKKRILLSTTIEGEEKEHYFLVGEIAASQLLANNHINKLHNKITSHIPYITFLAAIAYYHALHAKDKKDNTIEIDYFSTMLPIWLLKKESTFGAAQKAMANRFLGDHTFTVHTPGFENTLKVLVEESACLKEGESARFALKKDLTLQDREDANEYVECETVMVDIGGGSIDVVILPEGLKAANSRESFQSIEGIPYLAHIDKLRKEKFLELFTDLRAFDQFILDNYSKQKFVLKNENTGESIDLTSTIKSSLREYVEILLAKLNDVAPPPANKLRKYVYCGGVAPTLEVAIMNSMREKIGEERTEKYHKVPQDSRHLNLFGLEIRSIGYIQKKQAAEKKAVKS; this is encoded by the coding sequence ATGAGAATTTCACGTTTTAATAAAGATTGCGGTAACTCTGTTGATATGAACATTATGGATGGATATCTATTTGATTTTCCAACTAATGTAGTTGAACTTCAAAAAGAAGCTGCAGACTCCTTTTTTACAGATGCTGTTACAGCTCCAGAAGAATTTAAGAAGCGCATTTTACTTTCTACAACCATTGAGGGGGAAGAGAAAGAGCATTATTTCTTAGTAGGTGAAATTGCAGCTAGTCAATTGCTTGCCAATAATCACATTAATAAATTACATAATAAAATTACAAGTCATATTCCATACATCACCTTTTTAGCTGCGATTGCGTATTATCATGCGTTGCATGCGAAAGATAAAAAAGACAATACAATTGAAATTGACTATTTTTCTACCATGTTACCAATCTGGCTACTTAAGAAAGAGAGCACATTTGGGGCAGCTCAAAAAGCCATGGCCAATCGCTTCTTAGGTGACCATACGTTTACCGTGCATACACCTGGTTTTGAAAATACTTTAAAGGTATTAGTAGAAGAAAGTGCCTGCTTAAAAGAGGGAGAAAGTGCACGTTTTGCGTTAAAAAAAGACTTAACGCTTCAAGATCGTGAAGATGCGAATGAGTATGTTGAATGTGAAACAGTCATGGTGGACATAGGCGGTGGTTCCATTGATGTGGTTATTCTACCCGAAGGGTTGAAAGCTGCTAATAGTCGTGAATCGTTCCAAAGCATTGAGGGTATTCCTTATTTAGCTCATATTGATAAATTGCGCAAAGAGAAATTTCTAGAATTATTTACAGACTTACGTGCCTTTGATCAATTTATTCTCGATAACTACAGCAAGCAAAAGTTTGTATTAAAAAACGAGAATACAGGTGAATCTATTGATTTAACAAGTACAATCAAATCTTCACTACGAGAATATGTGGAAATCTTATTGGCTAAATTAAATGATGTCGCACCACCACCAGCGAATAAACTACGTAAGTATGTATACTGCGGTGGAGTAGCTCCTACTTTAGAAGTAGCTATCATGAATAGTATGCGTGAAAAAATTGGAGAAGAACGTACGGAGAAGTATCATAAGGTTCCCCAAGATAGCCGCCATTTAAATTTATTTGGCTTAGAGATTCGTAGTATTGGTTACATTCAAAAGAAGCAAGCAGCAGAGAAGAAAGCCGTTAAATCCTAA